The Candidatus Cloacimonas sp. DNA segment AACAACATTGCCATATTTACCGAACATTATTATGTTTATCTTAACAAAGCCAAGCAGATTACTGTTTCTCCTTTTACAGAACATAAATATACCTTTTTTAACCCTGTATTTGATGATTATCAAGCAAAAGAAAAAACTCTACGGGAGGATACCGTGAAAAAGACATTTTTACTTATTATCTTAGTTATCAGCTCAATATTACTTTTTGCTCAAAACGAGGATTGGCTCTGGGCAAAGCAAGCCGGGGGAACAGATTATGATTGGTGTAATAGCATTGCTGTTGATGCTAACGGAAACAGCTATGTTACAAGTAATTTTAATGGTTGTGCTACCTTCGGTACTACTACCTTAACCAGCAGTGGGGTGTATGACATCTTTGTTGCTAAGCTGGACAGCAACGGAAACTGGCTCTGGGCAAAGCAAGCTGGAGGGACAAATGAAGATTATGGCTATAGCATTGCAGTTGATGCCAACGGAAACAGTTATGTTACCGGTGGATTTTCTGGTAATGCTACCTTCGGAACTACTACTTTAAACAGCAGTGGTGATCCTGACATCTTTGTTGCCAAGTTGGATAGAAATGGTAACTGGCTCTGGGCAAAGCAAGCCGGAGGAACAAGTGGTGATTGTGGCAATAGCATTGCTGTTGATGATAACGGAAACAACTATGTTACCGGATTATTTAAAAGTAGTGCTACATTTGGAACTACTATTTTAACAAGCAGTGGAAGCTCTGACATCTTTGTTGCCAAGCTGGATAATAACGGTAACTGGCTATGGGCAAAGCAAGCCGGTGGAACAAGCAATGATGATAAAGGTTATGGAATTGCTGCTGATGCTAACGGAAACAGCTATTTAACAGGTTATTTTGGAGGAAGTGCTACCTTCGGCACTATTACCTTAACCTGCAGTGGTTGGTATGATATTTTTGTTGCTAAGATTGATAGCAACGGTAACTGGCTCTGGGCAAAGCAAGCCGGGGGAACAGATTATGATGAGGGAAAGAGCATTACTGTTGATACCAACGGTAACAGCTATGTTACAGGTGTTTTTTCTGGTAGTGCCACCTTTGGAACTACTACACTAACCAGTTATGACATATTTATTGCCAAACTGGACAGCAACGGGAACTGGCTCTGGGCAAAGCAAGCTGGGGGAACAGTTTGTGATGAGGGTAATAGCATTGCTGTTGATTACGACGGAAACATATATGTTACCGGTTGGTTTTCTGATAGTGCTACCTTCGGCAATACTACATTAACCAGTAGTGTACATTATGTATATTCTAATAACAGGGATATTTTTGTTACAAAGCTGGATAGTAACGGTAACTGGCTCTGGGCAAAGCAAGCCGGGGGAACAGGTGATGATTATAGCTATAGCATTGCTGTTGATTCCGATGGAAACAGCTATGTTACAGGTAATTTTTATGTTATTGCTAACTTCGGCACTACTACCTTAACAAGCAGTGGTAGCTCTGATATTTTTATCTCCAAAATAGGTAACCTTTATCAGGTCTTAGCTCCGAATGGAGGAGAACAGTGGAGTATGGGAAGCACAAAGACCGTTTACTGGAATTTTAGTGCAGGTAATTATGTAAATATCCAATTATCTTTGGATAATGGAGCAAATTGGATAATGCTAAATTCCAGTCCGGTTGAGGTAGCATTGGGAAGATTTTCCTTCACTGTCCCTGATGTAAGCTCCAATCAATGCTTAATAAAAGTGGTAAGAACAGAAAATTGTAATTGTTTTGATATTTCAGATGAGACATTCACTATTAGTGATAACGTGCCCTATTATTTATTATTAACGGCACCCAATTATTCTAAACTACAGGCAGGAAGAAACTATTCCATCAATTGGACAGCATCTGGAACCACTATGGTAAATTTAACTTATTCTTATGATGCTGGGCTTACCTGGAATGATATTGCTACTTCTCTTCCAGCCAATTTGGGAACTTATGAATGGACTGTTCCTGATATTAGTGGTCCTATCTGCTATTTAAAAGTATCCGATTCTGCCCAGCCCGCTGTTTACGATTGGAGTGACCAATCATTTAGTATTTATAAGATACAATTACTAAGTCCTAATGGTGGGGAAATATGGGGAGCTGAAAGTATAAAGAATATTAGCTGGTCAGTAGCTAATATTAGTAATTTAAAACTGGAATACAGTTCGGATAACGGCAATTCCTGGTTAACGATAGCCGATAATGTTTCTGCTGCTGCAGGCAGCTATAGCTGGACTTTGCCCAATATTATTTCCAGCCAATGTTTAATAAAAATCTCAGATGCTGCCGATAATACAATTTGGGATATAAGCGACAATCCCTTTATAATCCGCCCGTATATTATTGTAATTGACCCAAACGGGAATGAGTATTTTACAGTGAATAGTATATATAGTATATTTTGGTTAAATACGGAAGAGGTGTCCTTTGTTTTAATTGATTATAGTATTGATGGAGGAGTAAATTGGCTGCCTGTTCACACCAGTCCCTATCCTGCATCTGTAGGCAGATATGACTGGTTAGTGCCCAATAATCCTTCTACCAATTGTCTGATAAAAGTGCGCAATTCTGACAATAGCGCCATTTTTGATGTATCGGATGAGGTCTTTACTATCAATCCGGTATTATTGCCACCCACAGTGAATTTTACAGCTGATGTCACTTCCGGGTTACAGCCCCTGGAAGTTCATTTTACAGATCAATCCACTGCCGGAACGGGTAATATTAACGCTTGGAATTGGGATTTTGGCAATGGAGATAATTCCAATGAGCAAAACCCGGTTTATGTATATCAAGACCCGGGAGTGTATTCGGTTACACTAACGGTTACTAATTCTGCCGATTCTACTGCTTCCCTTACCAGAGAAAATTATATAAATGTTATCCAACGCGTTCCTGAGATAGAGATTAATCCGCCAACAGTCCTGAATTTCGGTATTGTGTATTTGGGTAGTAGTTCTGCTCCCTCTTCCGTTGTGATCAGCAATACTGGCACAGCCGAATTGCTTGTTGATAACCTTAGTTGGGAAGAACCCAATTCTCTCTTCAGTTTGGAAAACATAGAGCTTCCGATAGCTATCCCTGTGGGTGAAGAGACCGAAATATCTTTGCTATTTACTCCGCAGGTAGCAGGAACAGTTAGTAATAACCTTTATATCCACAATAATTCCGTAAATTCTCCGCTTTATACTTTAAAGCTGAGAGGCACTGGTGAATATGTTCCTCCGAAACCGCCCAATAACCTTGTCTGTGTAATAGATGGCTACGATGCTGTACTTACTTGGGATGCTGTAACTGAGACCATTTTTGATACCCCTATTGTGCCGGATTATTACCTTGTGTTTTATAATGGCTCAGCTAATCCCGACGGGGAGTTTTATTTTCTCGGTGCTACACCTGATTTAACTTATACGCACTCCTTAGTAGGTTTACATACAACATATATGTTTTATCGGGTTGTTGCCTATAAGTTTTATGGCAGAGGGAAAATTGACCTGATAAACTTGGGTTTGACCAGAGGAATGACCGAAACCGAAGTTAGGAATATATTGCAAGCGGGAGAAACGAGGATTTCAGAAACAAGGATTTCAGGATTTAAGGATTAAGAGGATAAATTTGCAGAGGGCTGAGAGCAGAGAGAAAAAAAATAATAGGACTGGGATGAACAGCTTAAAAGGATTTATGGGATTATTAAATAGAAATGGGTTGAAGAGAACTCCTTTCTCTTTTTGTGTAGTCGGAGGACGTCGTTCCTCTGCAAGAAAGAGTTACCACTATGCGGAGCTTCAGCAAGTTCCGGCTACACCAAAAAAGATTGGCAGGTTTGAAGAAAAATATAAAAGAAAAAAGGAATAAAGGAGTTTATGCAGAAATGTGTACCATAATAAACCAAGTTACATTGAACTATATTTACCATGTAAAAATAGACATTCTTTGTCTCTTTGTTTTTTTAAAATCAAATAGAAATATAAAACTCTACGGGAGGATATCGTGAAAAAGACATTTTTTCTATTTATCTTAGTTCTCTGCTCAATATTACTTTTTGCCCAAACCGAGGAATGGCTCTGGGCAAAGCAAATCGGGGGAACAGATAATGATTCTGGCAATAGCATTGCTATTGATGCCAACGGAAACAGCTATGTAACTGGTTATTTTTCTGGTAGTGCTACCTTCGGCAATACTACTTTAACCAGCAGTGGAAGATCTGATATTTTTATTGCCAAAATGGATAACAATGGTAACTGGCTCTGGTCAAAGCAAGCTGGGGGAACAAATAATGATTCTGGTAGTAGAATTGCTGTTGATGACAACGGAAATATCTATATTACAGGAAGTTTTGAAAGTAGTAGCATAACCTTCGGCTCTATAACTTTAACAAATAGTTACAGTGTAAATAATGACATCTTTGTTGCCAAGTTGGATAGCAACGGTAACTGGCTCTGGGCAAAGCAAGCCGGGGGAACAAATATTGATGGAAGCAGTGGCATTGCTATTGATGCCAACGGAAACAGCTATGTTACAGGAAGTTTTTCTAGTAGTAGTTGTTACTTCGGCACTATTACTTTAACCAGCAGTGGTAGTATGGATATCTTTGTTGCCAAGCTGGATAGCAACGGTAACTGGCTCTGGGCAAAGCAAGCCGGGGGAACAGATTATGATTGGGGAGATGGTATTGCTGTTGATGCTAATGGAAACAGCTATGTTACTGGTAATTTTTTTATTAATGCTACATTCGGCACTATTACTTTAACCAGTAATGGTAGTTATGGCATCTTTGTTGCCAAGCTGGACAGCAACGGTAACTGGCTCTGGGCAAAGCAACCTGAAGAAGCATTTTATACTGAAGGCCTGGACATTGCTGTTGATGCCAATGGTAACAGCTATGTTACAGGTATTTTTCAAGGAAGTGCTACTTTTGGAGCTACTAACCTATACAGTAACTTTGATTATGGGAATATATTTATAGCAAAGATGGATAGCAATGGTAACTGGCTCTGGGCAAAGCAAGCTGGGGGAAATGATTATTATATTTGCAATTGTATGTGCTATAGCATTGTTGTTGATGACAACGGTAACAGCTATGTTACAGGTTTTTTTGATGGTACCGCTACATTTGGAGCTACTACCTTAACAAGCATTGGTTATCGGGATATCTTTGTTACCAAGCTGGATAGCAACGGTAACTGGCTCTGGGCAAAGCAAGCGGGTGGATATAGTTATGTAGAAGGCAAAAACATTGCTGTAGACGCAAACGGAAACAGCTATGTTACAGGTTGTTTTGCAGAAAGTGCTACCTTTGGCACTACTACCTTAACCAGCAGTGGTGGAGATGACATTTTTATCTCCAAAATAGGTTTACCTGTTTATCAGGTCTTAGCTCCGAATGGGGGAGAACAATGGAGGATGGGAATCACAAAAACCATTTACTGGAATTCTAATATGTGTAATTATGTAAATATCCAATTATCAATGGATAATGGAGTAAATTGGATAATGCTGAATTCCAGTCCAATTGAGGAGACCTTAGGCAAATTTTCTTTCACCGTCCCTTATGTAAGCTCCAGTAATTGTCTAATTAAAGTGGTAAGCACTATAAACAGCTCCTGGTTTGATATTTCAGATGAGACATTTTCTATTAGCAGTTCAGAGCCCTATTCTTTATCTTTCACGGAGCCCAATTATTCTAAGTTACAAGCAGGAAGAAATTACTCCATCAATTGGACAGCAACAGGAGTCAATATGGTAAATTTAGTTTATTCCTGTGATGCTGGGCTTACCTGGAATAGTATTGCTACTTCTCTTCCTGCCAATATGGGAACTTATGAATGGACTGTTCCTGATATTAGTGCTCCTATCTGCTACTTAAAAGTATGCGATTCTTCCCAGCCCTCTGTTTACGATTGGAGTGACCAGTCATTTAGTATTTGTAAGTTACAATTGCTCAACCCTAATGGTCTAGAAATATGGGGAGCTCAGAGTAGAAAGAATATTAGCTGGTCAGTAGCTTATATCAATAATCTGAAACTGGAATACAGCTCTGATAATGGCAATTCCTGGGTAACGATAGCCAATTATGTTTCTGCTGCTACAGGAAGTTATAGTTGGATTATACCTAATATTAATTCCAATCAATGCTTAATCAAAATCTCGGATGCCTCCGATGATACAATTTGGGATATAAGCGATAATCCCTTTACCATCCGTCCACAAATTACAATAATTACTCCTAATGGTAATGAATACATAACAGTTTATAGTATTTATAATATACTTTGGTCAAGTATGGAAGAGGGAACTTTTGTTGTAATTGATTATAGTATTGATGGAGGAGTAAACTGGCTACCTGTTCAAGCCAGTCCTATAAATGCTTCAATCGGGAGATATGATTGGTTTGTACCCAATAATCCCTCTGCCAATTGTCTGGTAAAAGTTCGCGATTCTGCCAATAGTGCCATTTTTGATGTATCGGATGGTGTTTTTACTATCACTCCTTTAATTATACCACCCACAGTGAGTTTTACAACTGATGTCACTTCCGGGTTACAGCCCTTGGAAGTTCATTTTACTGACCAATCCACTGCCGGAACGGGCAATATTTACTTTTGGAATTGGGATTTTGGCAATGGAGATAATTCTAATGAACAAAATCCTGTTTATGTATATCATCAGCCGGGGGTGTATTCAGTTACGCTAACAATTACCAATTCTTACGATTCTACCGCTTCCTTTACCAGAGAGAATTATATAACTGTTATCCAACGTGTTCCCGAGATAGAGGTTAATCCGCCAACAGTCCTGAATTTCGGTATTGTTTATCTGGGCAGTAGTTCTGCTCCCTTTTCCGTTGTGATCAGCAATACCGGCACAGCAGAGTTGCTTATTGATAACCTTAGTTGGGAAGAATCCAATTCTCTCTTCAGTTTGGTAAATATAGCACTTCCGATAACTATTCCCGCAGGAGAAGAAGCCGCAATATCTTTGCTTTTTACTCCGCAGGTGGCAGGAACAGTTAGTGATACCCTTTATATTCACAATAATTCCGTAAATTCTCCGCTTTATACTTTAGAGCTAAGAGGCACGGGTGAATATGTTCCTCCAAAACCACCTGATAACCTTGTCTGCGTGATGGATGGCTACAATGCTGTTCTTACCTGGGATGCAGTAACGGAGACCAT contains these protein-coding regions:
- a CDS encoding SBBP repeat-containing protein; the protein is MIGYANLKKAGNITIFTKHYYVYLNKANNIAIFTEHYYVYLNKAKQITVSPFTEHKYTFFNPVFDDYQAKEKTLREDTVKKTFLLIILVISSILLFAQNEDWLWAKQAGGTDYDWCNSIAVDANGNSYVTSNFNGCATFGTTTLTSSGVYDIFVAKLDSNGNWLWAKQAGGTNEDYGYSIAVDANGNSYVTGGFSGNATFGTTTLNSSGDPDIFVAKLDRNGNWLWAKQAGGTSGDCGNSIAVDDNGNNYVTGLFKSSATFGTTILTSSGSSDIFVAKLDNNGNWLWAKQAGGTSNDDKGYGIAADANGNSYLTGYFGGSATFGTITLTCSGWYDIFVAKIDSNGNWLWAKQAGGTDYDEGKSITVDTNGNSYVTGVFSGSATFGTTTLTSYDIFIAKLDSNGNWLWAKQAGGTVCDEGNSIAVDYDGNIYVTGWFSDSATFGNTTLTSSVHYVYSNNRDIFVTKLDSNGNWLWAKQAGGTGDDYSYSIAVDSDGNSYVTGNFYVIANFGTTTLTSSGSSDIFISKIGNLYQVLAPNGGEQWSMGSTKTVYWNFSAGNYVNIQLSLDNGANWIMLNSSPVEVALGRFSFTVPDVSSNQCLIKVVRTENCNCFDISDETFTISDNVPYYLLLTAPNYSKLQAGRNYSINWTASGTTMVNLTYSYDAGLTWNDIATSLPANLGTYEWTVPDISGPICYLKVSDSAQPAVYDWSDQSFSIYKIQLLSPNGGEIWGAESIKNISWSVANISNLKLEYSSDNGNSWLTIADNVSAAAGSYSWTLPNIISSQCLIKISDAADNTIWDISDNPFIIRPYIIVIDPNGNEYFTVNSIYSIFWLNTEEVSFVLIDYSIDGGVNWLPVHTSPYPASVGRYDWLVPNNPSTNCLIKVRNSDNSAIFDVSDEVFTINPVLLPPTVNFTADVTSGLQPLEVHFTDQSTAGTGNINAWNWDFGNGDNSNEQNPVYVYQDPGVYSVTLTVTNSADSTASLTRENYINVIQRVPEIEINPPTVLNFGIVYLGSSSAPSSVVISNTGTAELLVDNLSWEEPNSLFSLENIELPIAIPVGEETEISLLFTPQVAGTVSNNLYIHNNSVNSPLYTLKLRGTGEYVPPKPPNNLVCVIDGYDAVLTWDAVTETIFDTPIVPDYYLVFYNGSANPDGEFYFLGATPDLTYTHSLVGLHTTYMFYRVVAYKFYGRGKIDLINLGLTRGMTETEVRNILQAGETRISETRISGFKD
- a CDS encoding SBBP repeat-containing protein codes for the protein MKKTFFLFILVLCSILLFAQTEEWLWAKQIGGTDNDSGNSIAIDANGNSYVTGYFSGSATFGNTTLTSSGRSDIFIAKMDNNGNWLWSKQAGGTNNDSGSRIAVDDNGNIYITGSFESSSITFGSITLTNSYSVNNDIFVAKLDSNGNWLWAKQAGGTNIDGSSGIAIDANGNSYVTGSFSSSSCYFGTITLTSSGSMDIFVAKLDSNGNWLWAKQAGGTDYDWGDGIAVDANGNSYVTGNFFINATFGTITLTSNGSYGIFVAKLDSNGNWLWAKQPEEAFYTEGLDIAVDANGNSYVTGIFQGSATFGATNLYSNFDYGNIFIAKMDSNGNWLWAKQAGGNDYYICNCMCYSIVVDDNGNSYVTGFFDGTATFGATTLTSIGYRDIFVTKLDSNGNWLWAKQAGGYSYVEGKNIAVDANGNSYVTGCFAESATFGTTTLTSSGGDDIFISKIGLPVYQVLAPNGGEQWRMGITKTIYWNSNMCNYVNIQLSMDNGVNWIMLNSSPIEETLGKFSFTVPYVSSSNCLIKVVSTINSSWFDISDETFSISSSEPYSLSFTEPNYSKLQAGRNYSINWTATGVNMVNLVYSCDAGLTWNSIATSLPANMGTYEWTVPDISAPICYLKVCDSSQPSVYDWSDQSFSICKLQLLNPNGLEIWGAQSRKNISWSVAYINNLKLEYSSDNGNSWVTIANYVSAATGSYSWIIPNINSNQCLIKISDASDDTIWDISDNPFTIRPQITIITPNGNEYITVYSIYNILWSSMEEGTFVVIDYSIDGGVNWLPVQASPINASIGRYDWFVPNNPSANCLVKVRDSANSAIFDVSDGVFTITPLIIPPTVSFTTDVTSGLQPLEVHFTDQSTAGTGNIYFWNWDFGNGDNSNEQNPVYVYHQPGVYSVTLTITNSYDSTASFTRENYITVIQRVPEIEVNPPTVLNFGIVYLGSSSAPFSVVISNTGTAELLIDNLSWEESNSLFSLVNIALPITIPAGEEAAISLLFTPQVAGTVSDTLYIHNNSVNSPLYTLELRGTGEYVPPKPPDNLVCVMDGYNAVLTWDAVTETIFDTPIVPDYYLVFYNGSANPDGEFYFHGATPDLTYTHSLVGLHAPYMFYRVVAYKFYGREIVDLRNLGLSRGMTETEVRNILQAGETRISE